Sequence from the Acidobacteriota bacterium genome:
GAGGTCGACGGTTCGATCCGAAACCACTTTTAGAGAGGGCTGCTCAAGTTCATGCAGCGCTCAGCGTATCAATTTTTTGTATATTCAGATATTAAATTTTTCGACTGAGCGATTGAATGGCGAATTGCTGCCAGCCTCGGTACCTGTGCAAGCACGACGGGTTGGAGCGGGCGCTCGTCTCGAACGCCCGCTCGGGTCTGCTCAGAAACTCAGCGCGAAGGTCAGGCGGGCCTGTCGCGGGGTGCCGGGAACGGCATTGGTGACCGCCGTTCGGCTGCCGCCGAAGAAGTAGACGTACTCCTCGTCGAGCAGATTGGTGATCGCCAGTTGAATGCGGTCGAGGCGGGCCAGGGGCGGTCGATAGGAGGCCCGCAGGTTGACCAGATCGTGGGCGCCACCGAAGAAGGCGTTGTCTTGGGTGATCGGATAGTCGCTGTAGGACTCCCAGGACAGGCCGAGGTCCAGGCGCTCGCCGAACCGCTGATCGAAGGCCAGGTAGAGGATGCGTTCCGGAACCCCCGTCGGTTGGCTGCCGGAGAGATCGAGGGGGCCCGAAAAGGTGCTGACGACGAGCTCGTCCCACTCGGCGTCGACGCGGCTGTAGCGGCCCTCGATGCGACTGCCGCGGAAGCGATAGCTGACGGTGGCTTCGAGCCCCTGGCTGGTGAAGCGCTGGCCGGTGGTGGCGATGGTCGATGGCACGGTGAAGTCGTTGGCCGCCTCCGGATTGGAGACGAACACCAGGCGATCCTTCTGCTCGATCGAGAACAGCGACAGTCCGTAGTCGAGTCGCCCGCCGAGCACCGAGCCTTTGGTACCGACCTCCAGGTTGCGCAGGGTCGTCGGGCGCGTTTCCCGGATGTAGCGACTGGGATCCCACTGCCACACCGGTCCGAAGTTTGAGCTGAAGCCTTCGCCGGCATTGAGGTAGACGGTCTGTTGCGGGCCGATCGCGAACACCACGCCGAGCTTGGGGCTGATGTGGTCTTCCGAGTCGACGACCTCCGGCTGACGCAGGCGCAGCGGGCCGGTTTCGAGGAGGGTGCGGCGCTCGAAGTCGTCCCAACGGGCTCCGAGGGTGATCGCCAGGCGCTCGCCGAGATCGAATTCGGTCTGCGCGAAGGCGGCGGTGAACTGGTTCTCGGTATCGCCCGAGAGATTGTGTTGGCGCTCCACGAAGCAGGGGTGGTCGCGATTGAGCACGGCCCCTGTCGCGAGATCGACCTCGATCAAGTAGAAGGCGAAGCCGCAGTCGAAGGTGAAGCCGAACTGGCCGGTCCAGCGGTCGGTCTCCACCAGGTCGGTGAGCTCGTAGCTGGCGCCCACCAGGGTGCGACTGTTGCCGAAGGTGTGCTCATAGGTCGCTTCCGCGAAGGAGGTGGTCTCCTCGACCTCGGAGTCGAAGCCGTTGACCCCCAGCACGCCGCGGCCCGGGTCGGTGCCGAAGAGGTCGAAGAAGTCGAGGATGTTGTCGCTGTCGCGGCGGCGGTGGTGGAGCGTCGCCTGCAGGAGCTGGTCGCGGCCGAGCACCGAGGAGAGGCGCACCGCGGCCATCGTGCTGCGGCTGTCGATGCCGATGTCTCGGGAGCCGAGGAAGGCCTCGCGCCCACCGCCGACGGGAATCAGGGAGCCGTCGGCGAGGGTCGGGAGGACGCTGCCGTGCTCGAAATCCCGGTCGTGGAAATTCAGGTAGGTGTCGACGGAAGTCCGCTCGCTGACGGCGTACTGCCAGCGGGCGAGGAGCCCATAGCGCTGGTTCTCGTTGTGCTCGCGCCAGCCATCGGCGACCAGGCCATCGAGGTTGAGAAACAGGCCGTGGTTGCCGAACCGCCGGCCGAGGTTGAAGGTCGTATTCCAGTAGCCGTCGGAGCCGGCGGCGAGGCGCAGCTCTGTCTGGGTGTCGGCGGGAGAATGCAGGTTGTAGGCGATGGCACCGGCGATCCCGCCGCGGCCGTAGAGGGCGGAAACCGGTCCGCGCACGATTTCGATTCCGGCGACGGCGCCATAGGGAATCTCGGACATCAGCACCTCTTCGTCACCGCTGACGAAGGGAATGCCGTCGACCAGGGCGAGAAAAGTGTCGTTGCCGTGGTTGCCGGTCACGCCCCGGAAGTTGACGAACAGGAAGGCGTCGTTGTCGCCTTCGCTGCGGCGAAAGAAGATGCCCGGCTGGCCGCGCAGCTCGTCGGCGCCGGCGTAGAAGCCGGCGTCGGTGAGCGAACCGAAGTCGAGGCTGGTGATGTGGGCCGGCACCTCGAGGGTGCGTTTCTCACCGCGGGTGGCGACGACGACGATCTCGTCGGTCACCGTTTCGGTGTCGTTGGGCTGGGACTGGTCTGCGGTCTCGGCCGGCTGTGCCCACGCCGGAAGGCCGACCAGGGCAGAGGGCAGCCCGCCGACGGCGAGCACGATGAGGAGGGTGGCGGAGGCGATCCTTCGGCGGCGATCACGGGAGGCAGGCATGGTCGGTTCCTTTCGTCGCAGATTCGATCGTCAAAGTGGGGAATCGTGGGTCAAAGGGTGCTCCAGCGATGGTCGTCACTCGGCCACCGCCATGCGGTCGAGGCGCCGCCAGGCGAGGACGAAGGCCAGCAGCGAGGGCAGCGCCAGGCCGAGTACGGAACCGGCGAAGCGCCGGCGCGACACCGCGGGCTCGGCGAAGGTGAACTGCGGCAAACGGTCGTAGTCGGCGGCCTCGAGGGATTGCCCGAGGAAGATTCGCGGTGCCAGCTCGGCATGCCATTCGGCGAGGAAAGTGCGTGCCTGGGAGGCGTAGGCGCGGTGGCGCCACAGGCTCGCACCGGCGGTTTCGATGAGGGCTTCTTGAGCCAGCACCGCCGGCGAGGCGTAGCCCCAGCGCTCGACCAGCCCTTGCTGCTGCCCGAGGCGCTGCTCGAAGTCGTCGATGAGCGGCGCGAGGCGGCGCTCGACGTCGCGCTCGGCGGCGTAGTACGCCGGCATGAAGCCGCCTTGCTCGCCGTTGGCGGCCAGCTCGGGATGCTCGTGGTAGTAGCGCGACAGCAACTCGGCACTCTCCCGCGAGGCGGCGCTCGATGCCTGCCGCATGGCGGTGACGTACTCCAAGCGGGAAGGCACTGGATGGGTCGCTCGAGCCACCACGTCGAGGAGGCCGGGCATCACCAGCACGACCACCAGCCAGAGCGCCGCCAACAGCGTGGCGCAGGTCTCCGGACGGCGCGCGACGGCCGCCACCAGGGCACAGACGGCGAGCCAGAAAACGCTGTAGAGCCAGGCGATGACCCCCCAGCCGGCGAGCCGCAGCCAGGCCGTCGACGGAGTTCCAGCGAGCAGCGCGGTGAGGGCGACGAGGGCGGTCAGCAGCAGGGTCAGCGGGATGAGGCGCGCCACCACTTTGGCCGCGAGCAGACGACTCAGGCTGATCGGCTGGGTCAAGATCAACGCCAGGCGGCCGCCTTCGCGCTCGCGCGCCAGCATGTCGTAGGACAGCACCAGCACGAACAGCGGCAGCAGGTAGAGGACCACGAAACCGAGATCGAAGCGGCCGACCAGCAGGCTGAGTGGGCTCTCGAGCTGATAGCGACCGAAGAGGGTGTCCGGACGCCGCCAGATCGAGATCTCGGCGCGCTCCGGAAGCAGATCCGTGAGACCTACCGAGAACGCCGCTAGCGGGCCCGGAGGAAGGGCGGCGTAGGTGCTGGCGCCGCCGACGCGGCCGGGAGTCTCGGCGGCTGCTGCACGCTGCTCCGCCAAGCCAGACCGGGCCTGGAGCTCGGTGCTGGCGGTTTCGGCGGCTCGGGTTGCCTGCCAAGCGAGGCCACCGACGATGGCGTAGGCCACGGCCGCGAGAAAAAGCCCGCCGGCCCACCAGGTCGCCGCGGAGCGGCGCATCAGGGTCCATTCGTTGCGTACGATCGTCCAGATTTTGCTCATGCTCGGCCTCCGGGAAGGACCTGCAGCCGGCGGCCGGCGCGGGCGGCGAGAATGGTGGCCGCCGCCAGCCAGAGGCCGAGCCAGGCGAAGGCCGGGATCTGTTGCCGGAGGACCCCGGCGAGGCCCGGTGGCTGGTAGGTGAAAGTCGGAGCGGCGCGCCAGAGCTCGACATCCGCGAGGTAGCCGAAGGCGGCTTCACCGGCGTTGTGGGTCAGGTCGTCGTTGAGGAACTTGACCAGGATACGCCGGTGGCTTTCGGCGGCCTGGGCGAAGTCGCGATGGCGGCTGACGTCGGTGCCGGCGATGGCCATCGAGAGGGCCCTCACGGCGAGCATTGGCGACAAGGCAGCGCCCCAGTTGTGGATCCGCTCCTGGCCGCTGTAGCGCTGCCACAGGTCTCCGTAGTGCTTGTCGTAGACCCGGTTGGAGTGCTCCTCGCTGGCCTGCAGCGAGATGCCGGCGAAGGTCACCGGTAATTCATCGAGGCTTTCGACGTCGTATTCCTCCAGCACTCGCTGTTCGAGGGCGCTGCGCCGCTCCGCGGCGGTGCCGGCGCCGTCGACGCCGCGCTCGCTGTCTTCGGCGATGGCCGCGAAGAAGGCGCGGGGCGTTGGGATCGGATGGGTGCGCTCGGCGCCGTCGGCCACCAAGCGAGGAATCACCAGGGTGGTGAGCATCCAGAAACCGAGGAGCACCACCAGCGCCGTGCGCCCGTTGCGAGCCCAGGCGGAGACCGCCAGCACCAATGCCAGCAGGAGGGCGAAGTAGAGGCCGTAGACGCCGGCCAGCAGAGCGGCTCCGGCAATTCCCGAAGCGCTGGCTCCGCTGCCGAGGGCGGCAACGATGCCCAGGGCGAGGGCCGGCACCAGCACCAGCGCCAGGGCCGCGCCGAGGCCGAGGGCCTTGCCGAGCATCAGGGTGCGATTCTCGACTCCCAGGCTGACGAGCTGGCGGAGGGTGCCGCGATCGCGTTCGCCGGCAAAGGTGGCGAAGCCGACGAAGATCACCAAGAGCGGCGCCAGCGCCTGGAGGGTGAAGGCGGCGCTCAGCTCGCCAAAGCGCTGCAGCGCCGTGCGGTCCTCGGCCGGCCGCAGGGCGAAGGGATCCTGCCAGTGGGCCTCGAGCCAGACGGCCGAGCCGAGGTAGCCATCGACGCCGCGGTCGAGGGCCGAGAGCAACGGCCGAGGCTTGAAGGCGTAGCGGCCGAAATGGGCTGCTGAATGGGGGTTGCGGGCGCCCTGACCGAGCCAGGTTTGGTAGTCGGCGGCGCGCGCGCTGGCGATGGCTTGGCGATCCTCGCGCACGGTCAGCCAGCCGCTGGCGAGGCCGGCGACGAGCAGGAGGAGGACGCTGGCGGCGAGCACTCGGAAGCGGCCATCGCGAAAACTCTCGCGCAGCTCCTTGACGGCGAGGGTGCGGATCAACTGGAACCGCGAGGGCGTGGAAGGTGTCATCGCCGCCTCTTCACTCGTGCATGTGCTCGAGGTAGATCTGCTCGAGCTGGGCGTGATCGACGGTGCTGGCGTCGAGTACTTCGAGCAGGCGACCGCGTTTCATGATGCCGAGGCGATGCCCGACCTCTTTGGCCCGGAACAGGTCGTGGGTCGCCATCAGCACCGCGACGCCGTCGCCGGCGAGTTGCTGCAGCAGTGCCGAAAGCTCGGCGCTGGCCTGGGGATCGAGGCCGGAGGTCGGCTCGTCGAGCAGTAGGGCCTCGGCTCCCGTGGCCAGGGCGACGGCGATGGCGACTTTCTGGCGCATGCCCTTCGAGTAGGTCGACAGGCGCCGCGGAGCCGCCTCGGCCTCGAGACCGGCGCGTTCGAGGAAACCGAGCAAGGTGGTCTCGTCGCGCTCCTGGCGTCCGGTCAAGGCGGTGAGAAAGGCGAGGTTCTCGAGGCCGCTGAGGGAATCGTAGAGCTGGACTTGCTCTGGGATGTAGGCCAGCTTACGGCGTGCTTTGATCGGGGATTGGGCGACTTCGACACCGCCGACCAGGGCCTTCCCGGCGCTCGGTTCGAGAAAGCCGAGGAAAAGGTGAATCGTGGTCGTCTTGCCGGCGCCGTTGGCTCCGAGCAGGCAGAAGACCTGGCCCGGTTCGACGTTCAGATCGAGGCCGACGAGCGCGGCGTGGCCTTGGTAGTTCTTCGACAGCTCGATGGCTTCGAGCATTGCTTGTTTCTCCTCACACACGGTGATTTCGAGACGGGCGCCAGTGGGTGCCCGGCGATTCGGTGGTGCAGTGCAGTGACTCTGGTGAAGGGCTAGATAGCCTCTGCCTGCCGAGATCGGCAGGAGGCTTCGTGTCTCGAGCTCGGGTTCGGGACGCTGGCGGGCCGCCGCCGCAGCGGGCGGTCGGGGCCGAGCGCGGATCGCGCTAGTCTGCCGGTGGGCCGCGCAGGGGCGGCGAGCGGCGTGGGGAGCGCCCCGGCGGCTCCTCGATCGCTTCTCCGCCGATCAGACCAAGGGTTGCCGCGAAGGGGGACGCAATCAACGGCTCGGACGGCTCGGTGGCGCTGATCGATGCGGGGCAGACGTCGCAGCGGTGCTCCTCGTGGGCCTCCTCATCGGCATGGTGGTGTCCGACACCGAGGAGGCCAGCACTCATGACCAAGACGAGCAGCAGGGCGCAGCGTGCCCGTTCTCCGTCG
This genomic interval carries:
- a CDS encoding TonB-dependent receptor, which encodes MPASRDRRRRIASATLLIVLAVGGLPSALVGLPAWAQPAETADQSQPNDTETVTDEIVVVATRGEKRTLEVPAHITSLDFGSLTDAGFYAGADELRGQPGIFFRRSEGDNDAFLFVNFRGVTGNHGNDTFLALVDGIPFVSGDEEVLMSEIPYGAVAGIEIVRGPVSALYGRGGIAGAIAYNLHSPADTQTELRLAAGSDGYWNTTFNLGRRFGNHGLFLNLDGLVADGWREHNENQRYGLLARWQYAVSERTSVDTYLNFHDRDFEHGSVLPTLADGSLIPVGGGREAFLGSRDIGIDSRSTMAAVRLSSVLGRDQLLQATLHHRRRDSDNILDFFDLFGTDPGRGVLGVNGFDSEVEETTSFAEATYEHTFGNSRTLVGASYELTDLVETDRWTGQFGFTFDCGFAFYLIEVDLATGAVLNRDHPCFVERQHNLSGDTENQFTAAFAQTEFDLGERLAITLGARWDDFERRTLLETGPLRLRQPEVVDSEDHISPKLGVVFAIGPQQTVYLNAGEGFSSNFGPVWQWDPSRYIRETRPTTLRNLEVGTKGSVLGGRLDYGLSLFSIEQKDRLVFVSNPEAANDFTVPSTIATTGQRFTSQGLEATVSYRFRGSRIEGRYSRVDAEWDELVVSTFSGPLDLSGSQPTGVPERILYLAFDQRFGERLDLGLSWESYSDYPITQDNAFFGGAHDLVNLRASYRPPLARLDRIQLAITNLLDEEYVYFFGGSRTAVTNAVPGTPRQARLTFALSF
- a CDS encoding DUF3526 domain-containing protein, with the protein product MSKIWTIVRNEWTLMRRSAATWWAGGLFLAAVAYAIVGGLAWQATRAAETASTELQARSGLAEQRAAAAETPGRVGGASTYAALPPGPLAAFSVGLTDLLPERAEISIWRRPDTLFGRYQLESPLSLLVGRFDLGFVVLYLLPLFVLVLSYDMLAREREGGRLALILTQPISLSRLLAAKVVARLIPLTLLLTALVALTALLAGTPSTAWLRLAGWGVIAWLYSVFWLAVCALVAAVARRPETCATLLAALWLVVVLVMPGLLDVVARATHPVPSRLEYVTAMRQASSAASRESAELLSRYYHEHPELAANGEQGGFMPAYYAAERDVERRLAPLIDDFEQRLGQQQGLVERWGYASPAVLAQEALIETAGASLWRHRAYASQARTFLAEWHAELAPRIFLGQSLEAADYDRLPQFTFAEPAVSRRRFAGSVLGLALPSLLAFVLAWRRLDRMAVAE
- a CDS encoding DUF3526 domain-containing protein, encoding MTPSTPSRFQLIRTLAVKELRESFRDGRFRVLAASVLLLLVAGLASGWLTVREDRQAIASARAADYQTWLGQGARNPHSAAHFGRYAFKPRPLLSALDRGVDGYLGSAVWLEAHWQDPFALRPAEDRTALQRFGELSAAFTLQALAPLLVIFVGFATFAGERDRGTLRQLVSLGVENRTLMLGKALGLGAALALVLVPALALGIVAALGSGASASGIAGAALLAGVYGLYFALLLALVLAVSAWARNGRTALVVLLGFWMLTTLVIPRLVADGAERTHPIPTPRAFFAAIAEDSERGVDGAGTAAERRSALEQRVLEEYDVESLDELPVTFAGISLQASEEHSNRVYDKHYGDLWQRYSGQERIHNWGAALSPMLAVRALSMAIAGTDVSRHRDFAQAAESHRRILVKFLNDDLTHNAGEAAFGYLADVELWRAAPTFTYQPPGLAGVLRQQIPAFAWLGLWLAAATILAARAGRRLQVLPGGRA
- a CDS encoding ABC transporter ATP-binding protein, whose product is MLEAIELSKNYQGHAALVGLDLNVEPGQVFCLLGANGAGKTTTIHLFLGFLEPSAGKALVGGVEVAQSPIKARRKLAYIPEQVQLYDSLSGLENLAFLTALTGRQERDETTLLGFLERAGLEAEAAPRRLSTYSKGMRQKVAIAVALATGAEALLLDEPTSGLDPQASAELSALLQQLAGDGVAVLMATHDLFRAKEVGHRLGIMKRGRLLEVLDASTVDHAQLEQIYLEHMHE